In Primulina huaijiensis isolate GDHJ02 unplaced genomic scaffold, ASM1229523v2 scaffold20025, whole genome shotgun sequence, the following are encoded in one genomic region:
- the LOC140966110 gene encoding glutathione synthetase, chloroplastic, whose protein sequence is MLSDITISSPTTLLHHKSKLLHLSKHKVGFFQVHFVEPFNISMAKNVPSSGTPLKCGRSEEIENKKPIFDPHKIDSKLVQEMAYDALVWSSLRGLLVGDKNSQRSGRVPGVGLVHAPISLLPLPFPESCWKQACEVAPIFNELIDRVSLDGKFLQDSLSRTKQVDAFTSRLLDIHATMLDSNKIEDIRLGLHRSDYMLDEQTNLLLQIELNTISSSFPGLSCLVSELHRSLLHQFKQHLVLDPGRIPQNNAVGQFADAMAKAWIEYNNPSAVVMVVVQTEERNMYDQHWLCTVLKERYPFPSIRKTLAEIDAQGKLLPDGTLIVDGESVAVVYFRAGYAPTDYPSESEWKARLLMEKSSAVKCPSISYHLAGTKKIQQELAKPNILERFLENKEDIAKVRKCFAGLWSLEDSNIIKDAIERPGSYVMKPQREGGGNNIYGDDLKLALERMEKVGNEENASYILMQRIFPAISPAILMREGVSFNDNVVSELGVYAAYVRNKDKVIVNEHCGYLMRTKVSSSNEGGVAAGFAVLDSMYLV, encoded by the exons ATGCTTTCAGATATCACAATATCCTCACCTACCACTCTTCTTCATCATAAATCAAAACTGCTTCATCTTTCCAAACACAAGGTCGGATtttttcaagttcattttgtagAACCCTTTAATATTTCAATGGCGAAGAATGTTCCTTCATCAGGAACTCCATTGAAATGCGGCCGAAGTGAAGAGATCGAGAATAAAAAACCAATCTTTGAtcctcacaaaattgactcaaaGTTGGTTCAGGAAATGGCATATGATGCTCTGGTCTGGAGTTCTCTTCGTGGGCTTCTTGTTGGGGACAAGAATTCGCAG AGATCAGGAAGAGTTCCAGGGGTCGGCCTTGTTCATGCTCCAATATCTTTGCTACCTCTGCCATTTCCTGAAAGCTGTTGGAAACAAGCTTGTGAAGTTGCTCCGATTTTCAATGAACTCATTGACCGTGTAAGCTTGGACGGGAAATTCCTACAGGATTCGCTCTCTAG AACCAAACAAGTGGATGCTTTTACATCTAGACTCCTGGATATTCATGCCACGATGTTAGACAGCAACAAGATAGAG GATATACGCTTAGGACTACATCGCTCAGACTATATGCTGGACGAGCAAACAAATTTACTACTCCAAATAGAGCTCAACACAATTTCATCTTCCTTTCCTGGACTGAGCTGTCTTGTTAGTGAACTTCACAG GAGCCTGCTTCATCAGTTCAAACAGCACCTTGTGTTAGATCCCGGAAGGATTCCACAAAACAATGCGGTTGGTCAGTTTGCCGACGCAATGGCTAAAGCTTGGATCGAGTATAATAACCCAAG CGCTGTAGTTATGGTCGTGGTTCAAACTGAAGAACGGAACATGTATGATCAACATTGGCTTTGCACAGTATTAAAGGAAAGATATCCATTTCC AAGCATTAGAAAGACATTGGCGGAGATTGATGCACAAGGAAAGCTTCTGCCAGATGGAACACTTATTGT GGATGGTGAATCGGTGGCAGTGGTTTACTTTAGAGCTGGCTATGCTCCAACTGATTATCCTTCAGAATCG GAATGGAAAGCTCGATTACTGATGGAAAAATCATCGGCAGTCAAATGTCCTTCAATTTCTTATCATTTGGCTGGCACCAAGAAGATTCAACAAGAGCTGGCAAAACCCAATATACTCGAACG TTTTCTTGAAAACAAAGAGGACATTGCTAAAGTGAGAAAATGCTTTGCTGGGTTGTGGAGTTTAGAAGACTCGAACATTATCAAGGATGCAATCGAGAGACCTGGATCTTACGTCATGAAGCCCCAACGGGAAGGAGGAG GCAACAATATATATGGAGATGATTTGAAGTTGGCACTCGAAAGAATGGAGAAGGTCGGCAATGAGGAAAATGCATCCTATATTCTTATGCAGAGGATTTTTCCAGCCATTTCTCCTGCAATTCTGATGCGAGAAGGCGTTTCTTTTAACGATAACGTTGTATCAGAACTTGGGGTGTATGCAGCGTATGTAAG GAACAAGGATAAGGTGATCGTGAACGAGCATTGTGGTTACTTGATGCGAACGAAGGTCTCATCTTCAAACGAGGGCGGCGTTGCAGCTGGTTTTGCAGTTTTAGACAGCATGTATTTAGTTTGA
- the LOC140966056 gene encoding U-box domain-containing protein 20-like, translating into MISTWRRRISARRAAKKQSLEEEDNANMELAIPSHFRCPISLDLMKDPVTLSTGITYDRESIEKWIEAGNVTCPITKRVLRDLEPIPNHAIRKIIQDWCVENRSYGVERIPTPRIPITSHEVLEILTKIEDAIRRKDDESCLGLVSMIKSLAKESDRNKRCIVSNRAGRVLSAAFEALSKRDSINEHVALCEEILSMLTISLASPLDEETKKNMSTSESLHSIVWFSRFGSLPSQRNAVLVLKVILSCNDQEMVEDLVKIEGLLDALVKLIKEPICPTTTKASLLAMYYIITSSQLNSDKKAIISRFLEMGMVQNLLEILVDSERSICEKALGVLDGICSHREGRNKVCENVLAVPLLVKKLLRVSDLASDFSVSILWRLGKDDEDGEGIVALEALRVGAFQKLLLLLQVGCKETTKEKVTELLKILNLYRNSVECIDSFDFKNLKRPF; encoded by the coding sequence ATGATTTCAACATGGAGAAGGAGAATATCTGCACGTCGTGCAGCAAAGAAGCAAAGTTTGGAGGAGGAAGATAATGCTAACATGGAGCTAGCAATACCGAGCCATTTTCGTTGCCCAATTTCACTCGACTTGATGAAAGATCCAGTGACGTTATCGACTGGGATAACATACGATAGGGAGAGCATCGAGAAGTGGATCGAGGCGGGTAATGTTACATGTCCCATCACCAAGAGGGTCTTGAGAGATCTTGAGCCTATACCTAATCATGCCATAAGGAAAATCATTCAAGATTGGTGTGTGGAGAATAGGTCTTATGGGGTGGAAAGGATTCCAACTCCTAGAATTCCTATAACTTCCCATGAAGTTTTGGAGATTCTCACAAAAATCGAGGATGCGATACGAAGAAAAGATGACGAATCTTGCCTAGGTTTGGTGTCAATGATAAAGTCTTTGGCTAAAGAAAGTGATAGAAACAAGAGATGTATTGTCTCGAACAGGGCCGGCAGGGTTTTATCTGCTGCATTTGAGGCCTTATCCAAGAGGGATTCGATCAATGAACACGTTGCATTATGTGAAGAAATCTTGTCCATGTTGACGATATCATTAGCGTCGCCTCTTGACGAGGAGACGAAGAAGAATATGTCCACAAGTGAATCCTTACATTCCATCGTGTGGTTCTCGAGATTTGGGAGTTTGCCTAGTCAAAGAAATGCGGTATTAGTcttaaaagtaatactttctTGCAATGATCAAGAAATGGTTGAGGATTTGGTCAAGATTGAAGGGCTTTTAGATGCCTTAGTGAAGTTGATCAAAGAGCCCATTTGCCCCACCACAACAAAAGCAAGCCTGTTAGCAATGTACTATATAATAACATCATCTCAGCTGAATTCAGACAAGAAAGCTATCATATCAAGATTTCTTGAAATGGGGATGGTTCAAAATCTTCTCGAGATTCTCGTGGATTCTGAAAGAAGCATATGTGAGAAGGCTTTAGGTGTCTTGGATGGGATTTGTAGTCATAGGGAAGGGAGAAACAAGGTGTGTGAAAATGTTCTAGCAGTGCCACTTCTGGTGAAGAAATTGTTGCGCGTTTCGGATTTGGCTTCAGACTTTTCCGTTTCAATTCTATGGAGATTGGGAAAGGACGATGAAGATGGAGAAGGGATTGTTGCGCTTGAAGCACTTCGAGTAGGCGCTTTCCAGAAGTTGCTGTTGCTTTTGCAGGTTGGTTGCAAGGAAACAACAAAGGAGAAGGTGACTGAGCTTTTGAAGATATTGAATCTATATAGAAATAGCGTGGAATGTATAGATTCTTTTGATTTCAAGAATCTCAAAAGGCCATTTTGA
- the LOC140966048 gene encoding receptor protein kinase TMK1-like gives MASRTLLFAVFSVLAAVGRSQSPDAAVMQDLKRSLNSPSQLGWVDSDPCSWKNVQCSADKRVTRIQIGNQNLEGSLPSNLNKLASLQVFEVMKNHLTGPLPSFAGLSSLQSLLLSNNNFSSIPSDFFHGMNSLQDVFLEYNPFDSWVIPESIKAASTLQTFSATGTNLSGFLPDFFGPDTFPSLVDLRLAFNYLEGPLPSTFSGSSIQRLWLNSQKGSARLNGSVDILQNMTQLTEVWLHGNLFSGPLPDFTGLTQLQNLSLRDNSLTGPVPDSLVGLKSLVMVNLTNNKLQGKTPSFSDTVLVDMRADSNSFCSPDPGVKCDPRVDTLLNVVKDFGYPVQFAGVWEGNDPCASWKGITCSSGKITVVNFHRMNLRGTISPNFSQITTLQRLILSDNFLTGVIPNELTNLPDLTVLDVSDNQIYGPVPIFKSSVSVNTNGNLNIGKNAPPPPQGGSGNSPGSPSDDDGRSRSNGSGKISTGVVVGSVVGGVCALVFAGALVFCLYRTKRKRSGIVQSPHTVVIHPRDSGSEDAVKITIAGSSINGGMSETQSHVSSGPRDIHIVETGNMVISIQVLKNVTNNFSEQNMLGRGGFGTVYKGELHDGTKIAVKRMESGVMSEKGLDEFKSEIAVLTKVRHRHLVELLGYCLDGNERLLVYEYMPQGTLSRFLFNWKEEGLKPLEWTKRLAIALDVGRGVEYLHGLAQQSFIHRDLKPSNILLGDDMRAKVADFGLVRLAPDGKASIATRLAGTFGYLAPEYAVTGRVSTKIDVFSFGVILMELITGRKALDESYPDDSQHLVPWFRRMLINKDTFRKSIDPTINLNEETLSSISTVAELAGHCSSREPHQRPDMSHSVNVLSSLAELWKPSEPADPDDVYGIDYDMTLPQAVKKWQALEGTNSFDGSSSYFGSNDNTQTSIPTRPSGFADSFTSADGR, from the exons ATGGCCTCGAGAACGCTTCTATTCGCTGTGTTTTCGGTTTTAGCCGCCGTTGGCCGATCGCAGTCACCTGATGCGGCGGTTATGCAAGACCTCAAGAGGAGCCTCAATTCACCTAGCCAGCTCGGTTGGGTCGACTCGGACCCCTGTAGTTGGAAGAACGTGCAATGTTCCGCGGATAAACGGGTGACCCGGATCCAGATCGGGAATCAGAACCTTGAAGGGTCTCTTCCTTCTAACCTCAATAAACTGGCGTCTTTGCAGGTGTTTGAAGTTATGAAAAACCATCTCACTGGCCCGCTGCCGAGTTTTGCAGGGTTGAGCTCGCTTCAGAGCCTTTTGCTgagcaacaacaatttctcttCGATTCCCTCAGATTTTTTCCATGGTATGAACTCGTTGCAAGATGTTTTCTTGGAATACAATCCCTTCGACTCGTGGGTTATCCCTGAAAGTATCAAGGCTGCGTCTACTTTGCAAACTTTTTCAGCCACGGGTACCAATCTTTCTGGATTCTTGCCTGATTTTTTTGGGCCTGATACGTTTCCGAGCTTAGTGGATTTGCGTTTAGCGTTTAATTATCTAGAGGGCCCGTTGCCATCTACTTTTTCGGGCTCTAGCATACAGAGACTGTGGCTCAATAGTCAGAAGGGTAGCGCTAGATTGAACGGTTCGGtggatattttacaaaatatgacTCAGTTAACTGAGGTTTGGTTGCATGGAAATTTATTTTCGGGGCCATTACCGGATTTCACTGGCTTAACTCAGTTGCAGAACTTGAGTTTACGGGATAATAGTTTGACCGGGCCCGTGCCTGATTCTTTGGTTGGATTGAAGTCACTGGTGATGGTGAATTTAACGAACAACAAGTTACAAGGGAAGACTCCGAGCTTCAGTGACACGGTACTGGTGGATATGAGGGCTGATAGTAACAGTTTTTGTTCACCTGATCCGGGTGTGAAATGCGATCCACGAGTTGATACGCTTCTCAATGTGGTTAAGGATTTTGGGTATCCTGTTCAATTTGCTGGGGTTTGGGAAGGGAACGACCCATGTGCTTCTTGGAAGGGGATTACTTGTAGCAGTGGGAAGATCACCGTGGTGAATTTTCATCGAATGAATCTAAGAGGAACTATTTCTCCTAATTTTTCACAAATCACAACTCTGCAGAGATTGATTCTGTCTGATAACTTCTTGACAGGTGTTATTCCCAATGAATTGACGAACCTTCCCGATCTTACAGTGTTGGATGTTTCAGATAATCAAATTTATGGGCCAGTACCAATTTTTAAGAGTAGTGTGTCGGTCAACACTAATGGAAACTTGAACATTGGGAAGAATGCTCCGCCTCCACCACAGGGTGGGAGTGGAAATTCTCCTGGATCCCCTTCAGATGATGATGGAAGATCAAGATCGAATGGCAGTGGGAAGATATCAACTGGTGTGGTTGTAGGATCCGTTGTTGGTGGTGTTTGTGCCCTCGTCTTTGCCGGAGCATTGGTCTTTTGCCTTTATCGAACCAAACGAAAGCGATCCGGTATAGTACAGTCACCTCATACCGTGGTTATACATCCTCGTGACTCTGGGTCCGAAGATGCTGTTAAGATTACTATTGCCGGTTCAAGCATTAATGGTGGGATGAGTGAGACTCAGAGTCATGTGAGCAGTGGGCCTAGAGACATTCACATTGTTGAGACAGGTAACATGGTGATTTCTATCCAAGTGCTGAAAAATGTGACAAACAACTTTAGTGAACAAAATATGCTAGGCAGAGGTGGATTTGGAACGGTTTATAAAGGGGAGTTGCATGACGGGACGAAGATTGCGGTAAAGAGGATGGAATCTGGAGTGATGAGCGAGAAGGGATTAGATGAGTTCAAGTCTGAGATCGCTGTTCTTACAAAAGTCAGGCACAGGCATCTGGTTGAACTTTTGGGATATTGCTTAGATGGAAACGAGAGGCTGCTTGTCTATGAATACATGCCACAGGGGACACTTAGTAGGTTTCTTTTTAACTGGAAGGAAGAAGGGTTGAAACCTCTGGAATGGACGAAAAGGCTGGCTATTGCATTGGATGTTGGCAGGGGTGTCGAATATTTGCATGGTTTAGCTCAACAGAGTTTTATTCATAGGGATCTTAAACCATCGAACATTCTTCTTGGAGATGATATGAGGGCTAAAGTTGCAGATTTTGGGCTTGTTCGCCTCGCCCCTGACGGTAAAGCTTCAATTGCTACTAGATTGGCTGGAACTTTTGGCTATCTTGCGCCGGAATATGCag TAACCGGCAGAGTGAGTACCAAAATCGACGTATTCAGCTTTGGAGTGATTCTAATGGAACTTATCACCGGAAGAAAAGCCTTAGACGAGTCTTACCCAGACGACAGCCAGCATCTAGTGCCATGGTTCCGCAGAATGCTCATCAACAAAGACACCTTCCGAAAATCCATCGATCCTACTATCAACCTCAATGAAGAAACTCTTTCTAGCATCAGCACTGTGGCAGAGCTGGCCGGCCACTGCTCTTCAAGAGAACCACATCAACGTCCTGATATGAGCCATTCGGTGAACGTGCTGTCGTCTCTCGCGGAACTCTGGAAACCATCGGAACCAGCTGATCCAGATGATGTATATGGGATTGATTATGATATGACCTTACCTCAAGCAGTCAAGAAATGGCAGGCTCTTGAGGGAACGAATTCCTTCGATGGCTCTTCTTCTTACTTTGGTAGCAACGATAATACTCAGACGAGCATACCGACTCGACCATCTGGGTTTGCTGACTCGTTCACATCAGCCGATGGACGTTGA